Proteins co-encoded in one Armatimonadota bacterium genomic window:
- the secY gene encoding preprotein translocase subunit SecY yields MMQVRSLSNPLRIPDLRRRLLFTAVMLALYRLGAHLPVPGVNVAAIESLFRQRGSLFSFLDLFVGGALSNFAIFALGVFPYITASIIFSLLQVVFPRLKEMATEEGEAGRRQLGMYTRYLTVVLAVIQGIGQIYLIQSQGAIPEARPLVLATILVTLVAGTMLLTWMGEIMTEYGVGNGVSLIIFGGIVARLPAQTAQTLTLVRAGEVAWYQFVLDVLVILASIVAVVLITSAVRKIPVQYAKRVVGRRVYGGQSTHLPMRLIQAGVIPIIFAVSVLQFPGTIAQFSRWEWLRANSQKILPGQPLGDLLYFVLIIVFTYFYTAVSFDPNDVANNIKKYGGFIPGIRPGRPTSDYLARVTERLTFVGALVLALIAILPVYLARGTGVLTLYLAGTSLLIVVGVALETMKQLEAYVLMRHYEGFMK; encoded by the coding sequence ATGATGCAGGTGCGCTCGCTCTCCAATCCGCTGCGCATCCCGGACCTGCGCCGCCGCCTGCTGTTCACGGCGGTGATGCTGGCGCTGTACCGGTTGGGTGCCCACCTCCCGGTGCCCGGGGTCAACGTGGCCGCCATCGAGAGCCTGTTCCGCCAGCGCGGCAGTCTGTTCAGCTTCCTCGACCTGTTCGTGGGCGGCGCGCTGTCGAACTTCGCCATCTTCGCGCTGGGCGTCTTCCCCTACATCACGGCGTCCATCATCTTCAGCCTCCTCCAGGTGGTGTTCCCCCGGCTCAAGGAGATGGCCACCGAGGAGGGCGAGGCGGGCCGCCGGCAGCTCGGCATGTACACGCGGTACCTGACCGTCGTGCTCGCCGTGATCCAGGGCATCGGCCAGATCTACCTGATCCAGAGCCAGGGCGCGATCCCCGAGGCCCGGCCGCTGGTCCTGGCCACGATCCTCGTCACCCTCGTGGCCGGCACGATGCTGCTCACCTGGATGGGCGAGATCATGACCGAGTACGGCGTGGGCAACGGCGTCTCCCTCATCATCTTCGGCGGCATCGTCGCCCGGCTGCCCGCGCAGACGGCGCAGACGCTCACCCTGGTCCGGGCCGGCGAGGTCGCGTGGTACCAGTTCGTCCTGGACGTCCTGGTGATCCTGGCCAGCATCGTGGCCGTGGTGCTGATCACCTCGGCCGTGCGGAAGATCCCGGTGCAGTACGCCAAGCGGGTGGTCGGCCGCCGGGTGTACGGCGGCCAGTCCACCCACCTGCCGATGCGCCTCATTCAGGCCGGCGTCATCCCCATCATCTTCGCGGTGTCGGTGCTGCAGTTCCCCGGCACCATCGCCCAGTTCTCCCGGTGGGAGTGGCTGCGGGCCAACAGCCAGAAGATCCTCCCGGGCCAGCCGCTGGGCGACCTGTTGTACTTCGTGCTGATCATCGTGTTCACGTACTTCTACACCGCGGTCTCGTTCGACCCCAACGACGTGGCCAACAACATCAAGAAGTACGGCGGGTTCATCCCGGGCATCCGGCCGGGCCGCCCGACCAGCGACTACCTGGCACGGGTGACCGAGCGTCTGACCTTCGTGGGGGCCCTGGTGCTGGCGCTCATCGCCATCCTGCCCGTCTACCTGGCCCGGGGCACCGGCGTCCTCACCCTGTACCTGGCGGGCACGTCGCTGCTGATCGTGGTGGGTGTGGCCCTCGAGACGATGAAGCAGCTCGAAGCCTACGTGCTGATGCGCCACTACGAAGGGTTCATGAAGTGA
- the rpsM gene encoding 30S ribosomal protein S13 — MARIAGVDLPRDKRIEAALPYIYGIGPSRARAICQATGINPDTRVRNLAEDEVTRLREYIERHYKVEGDLRREVAMNIRRLIEIGCYRGLRHKRGLPVRGQRTRTNARTRKGPRKTVGVRRKAAAPAPKA, encoded by the coding sequence ATGGCACGGATCGCAGGTGTCGACCTGCCACGTGACAAGCGCATCGAGGCGGCGCTGCCCTACATCTACGGCATCGGCCCCAGCCGGGCGCGGGCCATCTGCCAGGCGACGGGGATCAACCCCGACACCCGGGTGCGCAACCTCGCCGAGGACGAGGTGACGCGCCTGCGGGAGTACATCGAGCGCCACTACAAGGTCGAGGGCGACCTGCGCCGCGAGGTGGCCATGAACATCCGGCGTCTGATCGAGATCGGGTGCTACCGAGGCCTGCGGCACAAGCGCGGCCTGCCGGTCCGGGGCCAGCGGACACGGACCAACGCCCGGACCCGCAAGGGGCCCCGGAAGACCGTCGGCGTGCGGCGGAAGGCCGCGGCGCCGGCGCCCAAGGCGTAG
- a CDS encoding adenylate kinase, with protein sequence MRLIFLGPPGAGKGTQARLLHEREGWPQISTGDMLRAAIAAGSALGREAAQYVQRGELVPDAVMIGLVAERLQQPDAAAGFVLDGFPRTLAQAEALEAVLTGLGRTLDRAVYFRASEETLIRRLSGRRVCQAAGHIYNVYSSPPRVPGRCDVDGSVLLQREDDAPATVRRRLEVYREQTEPLLAFYRARGLYAELAADDDIETTYRRLLALLGLRVRP encoded by the coding sequence ATGCGCCTGATCTTCCTGGGTCCGCCCGGTGCCGGGAAGGGCACCCAGGCACGGCTGCTGCACGAACGGGAGGGGTGGCCGCAGATCTCCACCGGCGACATGTTGCGGGCGGCCATCGCGGCGGGGTCCGCGCTGGGTCGGGAGGCAGCGCAGTACGTGCAACGCGGCGAGCTGGTGCCCGATGCGGTGATGATCGGCCTGGTGGCCGAGCGCCTGCAGCAGCCCGATGCCGCCGCCGGGTTCGTCCTGGACGGCTTCCCCCGGACGCTGGCGCAGGCCGAGGCCCTGGAGGCGGTGCTGACCGGGCTGGGGCGCACCCTCGACCGGGCGGTCTACTTCCGGGCCAGCGAGGAGACGTTGATCCGGCGGCTCTCGGGCCGCCGGGTCTGCCAGGCCGCCGGCCACATCTACAACGTCTACTCGAGTCCCCCGCGGGTGCCGGGCCGGTGCGACGTAGACGGCAGTGTCCTGCTCCAGCGGGAGGACGACGCCCCCGCCACCGTCCGGCGGCGGCTCGAGGTCTACCGGGAACAGACGGAGCCCCTGCTGGCGTTCTACCGGGCCCGCGGCCTGTACGCCGAACTGGCCGCCGACGACGACATCGAGACCACCTACCGGCGCCTGCTGGCGCTGTTGGGTCTCCGGGTACGGCCGTGA
- a CDS encoding KOW domain-containing RNA-binding protein: MVVTSRAGRDAGDRYVVIAAAGNDMVLVADGRKRTWARPKRKNVKHLVVHGPAVPLADRLRAGAPATDEELRQALATPQEGA; this comes from the coding sequence ATGGTGGTGACCTCGCGCGCCGGCCGCGACGCCGGCGACCGGTACGTGGTGATCGCGGCGGCGGGCAACGACATGGTGCTGGTGGCCGATGGGCGGAAGCGCACCTGGGCCCGGCCCAAGCGCAAGAACGTCAAGCACCTGGTGGTGCACGGGCCGGCGGTCCCGCTGGCGGACCGGCTGCGGGCGGGCGCGCCGGCCACCGACGAGGAGTTGCGGCAGGCGCTGGCGACCCCACAGGAGGGGGCATGA
- the rplO gene encoding 50S ribosomal protein L15 encodes MDITTLKPAQGARRRRRRVGRGLGSGRGAYAGRGRKGQKARAGRGPRPGFEGGQTPLVKRLPFRRGVRGAGSNMTGGKPRPPVHEVGLGDLNRFPAGTEVTPEVLRGAGLVGRGPVKILATGRLLHPLTVRVHAVSAGARQAIEAAGGRVELVRR; translated from the coding sequence ATGGACATCACAACGCTGAAGCCAGCGCAGGGCGCACGGCGCCGTCGACGCCGCGTCGGCCGGGGGCTCGGCTCCGGCCGCGGCGCCTATGCCGGGCGCGGGCGCAAGGGGCAGAAGGCCCGCGCGGGGCGTGGTCCCCGCCCGGGCTTCGAAGGCGGCCAGACGCCGCTGGTCAAGCGGCTGCCGTTTCGCCGCGGCGTGCGGGGTGCCGGGAGCAACATGACGGGCGGGAAGCCGCGCCCGCCCGTGCACGAGGTGGGCCTCGGCGACCTCAACCGGTTTCCCGCGGGCACCGAGGTGACCCCTGAGGTGCTGCGAGGGGCCGGGCTCGTCGGCCGGGGACCGGTGAAGATCCTGGCCACCGGGCGGCTCCTGCACCCGCTCACGGTGCGGGTGCACGCGGTCTCTGCCGGCGCCCGCCAGGCGATCGAGGCCGCTGGCGGCCGCGTGGAGCTCGTGCGGCGATGA
- the infA gene encoding translation initiation factor IF-1 produces MTKQDAIEVEGTVTEVLPNAMFRVQLASGHKVLAHISGKMRIHFIRILPGDRVKVELSPYDPTRGRITYRYR; encoded by the coding sequence ATGACCAAGCAGGACGCGATCGAGGTCGAGGGCACGGTCACCGAGGTGCTGCCCAATGCCATGTTCCGGGTGCAGCTGGCCAGCGGGCACAAGGTGCTGGCGCACATCTCGGGCAAGATGCGCATCCACTTCATCCGCATCCTGCCCGGCGACCGCGTGAAGGTGGAGCTCTCGCCGTACGATCCGACCCGGGGACGGATCACGTACCGGTATCGCTAG
- the rpmJ gene encoding 50S ribosomal protein L36: MKVRASVRRMCEKCKIVKRGRRVLVICENPKHKQKQG, from the coding sequence ATGAAGGTGCGCGCATCGGTACGGCGCATGTGCGAGAAGTGCAAGATCGTCAAGCGGGGACGACGGGTGCTCGTGATCTGCGAGAACCCCAAGCACAAGCAGAAGCAGGGATAG
- the map gene encoding type I methionyl aminopeptidase encodes MKASRTIVLKTPDQIARMREAGRLAARALRAVAAAVAPGVTTGELDRIAEAFIRGAGGVPSFKDYRGFPASICTSVNDEVVHGIPGPRVLREGEIVSIDLGVYLHGFHADVARTLPVGQVAPHVRRLIDTAEQALARGIAQVRPGATIGDVGWAIQTVIEAAGCAAVREFAGHGIGRHLHEEPQVPNVGRPGTGPRLVVGMTLAIEPMVTLGSPDVSIDADGWTVRTRDGSLAAHAEHTVAVTREGAEILTLDPDAGRDGTGAIY; translated from the coding sequence GTGAAGGCGTCCCGGACCATCGTGCTCAAGACGCCGGACCAGATCGCGCGGATGCGCGAGGCGGGGCGACTGGCGGCCCGGGCGCTGCGGGCGGTGGCCGCGGCCGTGGCGCCGGGCGTGACCACCGGGGAGCTCGACCGGATCGCGGAGGCCTTCATCCGCGGTGCGGGCGGGGTGCCGTCGTTCAAGGACTACCGGGGGTTTCCGGCGAGCATCTGCACCTCGGTCAACGACGAGGTGGTGCACGGGATCCCCGGTCCGCGCGTGCTCCGGGAAGGGGAGATCGTCTCGATCGACCTGGGCGTCTACCTGCACGGCTTTCACGCCGACGTCGCCCGCACCCTCCCCGTCGGCCAGGTGGCTCCCCACGTCCGCCGCCTGATCGACACGGCGGAGCAGGCGCTGGCTCGCGGCATCGCCCAGGTCCGCCCGGGCGCGACGATCGGCGACGTGGGGTGGGCCATCCAGACGGTCATCGAGGCGGCCGGGTGCGCGGCGGTCCGCGAGTTCGCCGGCCATGGGATCGGACGGCACCTGCACGAGGAGCCGCAGGTGCCCAACGTCGGCCGCCCCGGGACCGGGCCGCGCCTGGTGGTGGGCATGACCCTGGCCATCGAGCCCATGGTGACCCTGGGCAGTCCCGACGTGAGCATCGACGCCGACGGCTGGACCGTGCGCACCCGCGACGGCTCTCTGGCCGCCCACGCGGAGCACACCGTGGCGGTGACGCGGGAGGGTGCCGAGATCCTGACGCTGGATCCGGACGCTGGACGCGATGGCACCGGCGCCATATACTAG